The DNA region ATTCTCAGGACAGCCTTGCTCCTTAGGTCCATAACAGAACACACTGAGCTCGCCTGTCCAGAACGAACCAAccaaaatagcaaaaccagaaTTCGATGCCCACTCATGTTCCTTGGAAGGTCTCAATTCAGAAAGCCGAAACATAGCAACATCGTTAGGGCTCTCAAGCTCATGTTGCCATGCCAACACAGGTGTCAGCGGCTGTCTCACATCAAGGAGAATCAAATAACGCTTTGTCACCACTGAGAAATGGAAATGATCAAACCCAGCCCTGCAGAATGCAAGATACTGATCCACCCTAGCAAAAGGGTCAGTTTCAAACAGTCCTGGCATCCCAACTCTTGCCAAAACCTTGCACTCACCACAGTCCCCAAATCTCAAGTCAATCAAAAGAATGGATTTTGAACTCGCAACGATTACCATCCATGGTTGAGTCCCATAGTCACAGCTTAGCCAGTCCCCACAGTCATCCTTGCTGCCAAAATCAATTTTCATTTTTCCACCATGCCGCGTATCCAGATTGAACCAGCACAACTCCCCACTCTCGAGCAAAACAATACATTCAGACGGCAAATGCCTGCTCCAGCAAGCATGCACGATGACAGAGTCGAACCCCTGCTTGGCAGCTGGCACTAGGGCCGGAGTACCCAAACCCCGTGACTCAACCCTGAACCAATTCAGGGAGTGCATTGTCACGGCAAGCAGGAACCCCTCAAGGCTGTCTTCCGGCTCTGACGGCCAGGACGGCTCATTAACAGCGGTAGCAAGCTGCTGGATGCGTTGACCCGGGTGCATGAACCCAACCCTCTGAACGACCGGCGAGACGGGCGTGGAACCCGTGGCCGTGGTGGCATCCAGAGTAACAAAGGCAACATGCTCCGCATTCTCGGCGTAGGGGAAGAAGAGGATAAGAGAGCACGAGGAGATGCGGGGGCGGCGGAGGACGGCGATCAGATTGGACGGAGGCGAGGAGGGCGGAGACGGCTGCGGGAGGAGTGTCTCAGAGAGGGAGTCGAGGTCGGAGCGCGGGAGGAAGGAGGTGCCCCGGACAAACGAGCGGAGGTGGCGGTCCAGGCGGTGGGTGGAGGAGCGCAGCGGCAGGATGGggtaggggagggagagcagcGGGGCGCGAGGCGGGAGAGGGGAGAAGTGGAGCGGTccgcgggaggcggcggcggcgggcagcggAGCAGCGGAAGGCGCCGCGAACACGGCAGAGACCGGGAAGAGGAAGCGCCAGTCCTCCGAGAGGTTCATGGAGGGCAGGGGCGCGGCGAGCGGGGCCCGCCCGCGCAGGCGCGGGAGGGAATCGGCGGCGCGGCTGGAGCGGGAGCGGGTCGAgtggagaggggcggcggccgccacGCGCTGGAGCGGGAGGTGGAGCAGGGAGCCGGCCTGGTCGGCGGGAAGGTTTTTGGGTGAGGAAATCGTGGGAGCCGGCGCCTCGCTGGAGAGGTTtttgtgttttttttttgttctgtGATGGtggcctggcggcggcggccggcggcgcggtcgGTCTGgagctgtttttttttttttttttgattcATCTGGAGCTCTGGTTGAGGGCACGGGCCTTAAACTCCTTGAGACAGCCCCGCGCAGTCGTAGAGAGGAGGCCTGCTTGGTTTGCCTTTTTTTTTATGTTCTGCTTGGTTTGCTGAAGTCCCAACTCTTTCTGCTTCACGCCTTCCCACACGTCTGTCATGCGCATAAATAAGAATTTTACTGATAAAAACTATACGAGCAATGATCACCAGGGGCTACTATTGATTTACTCCATTGTCTGACCAAACACCAATGCATGATGGTGTGCATATTTCCATCTGCTCTATTACGTAGGGTCTTTATATGATTATTATATCTTTTCTTTGTTATGAAgcattctctatgtataaactTCTATAAATTAGCACGGGTCAAGTTGGAACAAGATTACTTAATATTGCAATATTAGTGTAACGTATAATCTTAACATGTAGTTATTTGAATAGTTAAACTTATACTTCTATCTAAAATTTGAAGTATTCAATCTACTCTATATACTATATCTTTAAAATAAATTCTTTTACATGTAATATGATATTGTGAGAGATCCGTCACAGATCAAATAAAACAGTTATAATTGTTATCTATGTAATTTtgatatataaatataaattaCGCTGTCTTAAATTCATCTAGAAAAAAGGACTCAATCAGTTTATGCTGGAGAAAAATCTAGACTTTGTTCATGATTACATTAGGGAGATGATAGAGCAAAGTCTTCTGGTGTAGGTCGAATTTGCCACCATACTTGATGATATAGTTGTGCTATGGTGGGCCAGATTAGCTTATGCAACATAATCTATTTTTTCTTCCATAATCACAATTGAGTAGGTGATAAATCATGAATATTGTATTATAAATATGATATTGGTGTTTAATTTAGATATCTAGAATTAACGTCACTAGACAAAATAAATGTAATCTAAAACCTTCAAGTTGGGCATAGCAAAAGCTTTCCCTTAAAATAAGCTCAGAGAGCTGGCCATTGCTAGGGCTATTTGCCGTCCGATTGGAAAAGAAGAAAATGAAATACAGGAAATCCACGCATTGCCCCTCAACCCTCTCTCTCCGACCCTGCATTGTGATTGGGGAGTGGGGAGTGCTCACACCATTTCCTCTCGTCTGTCCATTCACATCAGCGCTccacgcccccgcccccgcccccgccccgaaTTTCCCAAATCCTGCGCTGCTGCCTCCGCCCCAACCCCGCTCGTCAAATCCTCTCCGCTTAACACGCCGGAGGAATCCCTCCGGGACTCGTCTTCCTCATCCCCTCCGCCGGGCTGGCGTGGAGTGGAGATCCACCTGCACGTGGATTGGTCTCTCCTGCTGCTGGTAAGTGATCCTAGCTTTACTTGGACGGAATTCCGTCTTCTAAGAGCTCAATCAAATCCAAATCTTACCTCCCACCGCCATTTAGTTAGTCGTGGATTTGTGTGCTGCGCGGTGCCCCGCTGATCCAAGTTATCCACCCATGGACCATGGTCGGATTTGGTGGTTCTTCAGCGAGCCTGGATCGACAGTAGTTGACGCCATAGGACGATTAGGTGCGTGTGTACTATGTATTCGGAACTGTTTGGGGTTAACTGAACCCCCTGCCTGATCAGGGTCGCCGAGGGTGTTAGATAGATCTATTTGGTTTCCAAGAGCAATCTGTGAATTCTAATGTAGAACTGCTGTGAGGATTCgtaatttttctttttttatgtTGCTCCTTTGACTTTTTTGTTTTGCTTTGCCCTGTAGGGCAATTTTAGAGAGGCACATGTCACCCAATGTTGTTTAGTGTCATATCACTTGAGGAATGGTCGCCATTACATTACTCTCAATTTAAATATGCTATCTTGAGAGAATTTTTAAGAGCTTAACTTCCTGTATTTTTAAATACTAACAGCTTAACTGCCCGTATTTTTTAATTTTCTCCAGTTAGTCCTTTTCTTAACGAGTCAAGGTGGCTATTATGTCTGAGAAGTGAGACTTTTAGTAAACTTATACTTGTCCTGTTTCAAAATAGATGGTAACATAAAGTTTAGCTGTCATGTTACTTAGGAAGCTAATGGTTTTCATATTCAAGATCATGCTAATaacataatttttttatttatttgcaAACATATGAGCAATACTTTTCAAATATAAACAACTGCCTCACCCCTCCTGTCAGGTTATGAGCTATGTGCTCCCATGGTCCTACCAATAAGAGACCCCTCCTTCATGTTGGTATTGACAAATATATTCGATAAACAGATCAGGACCGAAAGATCTACTCCTGACTCCTGATTGATGATGATTTAAATGCCTGGTTTTCATGAGGCGTTTATTTCTTGCCATTTCATAAGAGATGCCAACATCAAAGCTACATTCATTCCTTAGCTAGCTTTTTTTTAGGGTCTGAGACAGGCATCCTCATTGAAGTACTGTGGATATGCCCATGGCACCTATCTAATAAATAAATCTTGCCTTGCAGATTTGAATTGCTATATTTAATAGTAGAATCGTGGATTCTGAAATATTATGAGATGAATTTGTCTTAATTTCTACATTCGGAAAGCAACCTTTTAAATAAGAAACTAAATTCTGTTACAAGAATTCGCACCCTTATTTTGGACACGGAAGTCGGAAGACATCTCACACGGAAGAACTTATGAGTTTCGACACCATGTTGAGTTTCATAAATGAATATCTGAAATCAGCATTTATACTGAAAGGGCTAAGGCGTGAGAAGATAAATTATATACTGTTGTCTAGAATAGATAGAATAGAATTGGAGTCTGGATAGAGTTCGAATTCACGACTAGGATAGCAATCCCACTTTGGTCAGAATTTCACAGGGCTCTGTAGAGTCAAAGTCAATAGAGACCTAGAGTTCTAAGAGATGATTTGGGATTTAAATATTTTGTATGCGAACACCATAAGTATTCCCCTTGTCCTGGTTGGATCATGTGCACAGtatccccccccccctcctttttGGACTTTAGAATAATCAGCAGCAAAAACATCATTAGGATCCTCAGGTTGACGGTTCCTACCGTTAACATTTTAATGATAAACATCTTATTCTAGATGTAGATTGCTGGTTGTGCTGGATATGGATAACGGTGGCACTGTAAGTTATTACCTAGATTAACCTTTGCTAGTAGCTGTACCTGTATTTCCCTGCCATGCATTGGAAACTTGAAATTAAGTATGAATTTTGTTATTCTAATTGCCAAAAGGTCTAATTTTTTAAAAGAACATCAAACTTGGGCTTTCATGTTGGTTACCTGTCAAACACCCTGTCAATGTAAAACATTTGACAGTGGTGACAGACTAACAATCATGCAACACTAAAAGTGATATGCTCATTATGCTGCTATCTGATTGGATCCTTGTAGTCCCTATATAAATACCTTTCATGAATCCCGATTTCCCCTGCTGTATGCTTGTTGTACAAAATATTACGGTTAATGTTTATTTCCTTCTGTTTTTGAGCAAAACCCATTAATACATTCTTCcatctttctttccttttttgttTGTTTCACAGAGCTAGTAAATAAGTGAATTCCGTGCATCATTCGAGACTGTGTGGAAACTGCACTTATTCCTTGGCCAAGCAAATAGAATAAAGAAACTCTGCACTGGGGGCAGGTGACCACACTTTTTCTTGGTATGTTCTCTGTTTCAATGTTTCTCTTGATGGACTTCGTCTTGGTTTCTGGTAATGGGGAGTTCCGGTGCACTTCTGAATTGCCCTATGTTTCTGTAATGAATAAAAGTAATTCATCCTTCTAGAATAGTTTTCTCATCATGTTCCGACATGCTTGCCTGCCAAAATATGTTTCTTACATTCATTAAAGTTATAGTTGGTCTTGTATAAGTACTTTGAAAAATACAACTGGAGATGAAactatcatggaaaggaatggaTTCGTTGTGTGACAGTTAATTTGCTTCCACAGCAAAATGGATTTTGATTTCTTTACCTGAAACCTCACCTGGTCACATCCCTGTGGCATAAAGTGTTGATAGACTAATAGTAAATGAGATATGTTCCTACCAgatttttatataattatatggCGCCGACACTCATGTGACCTTGATTGTTATGTAAAGTTTAGGATTTTTCATTTTGTAATGGCGGTTCACCTTTTTCCCACAGGTCTGACCCTTCATATTCTCAGTGTCATGCGTTCTCTGGTTAGTGTGATTCTCCACTGTTCCTAAATCCTTACCCAAAGAAAGGACATTATGCTGGGCATGTTTCAAGGCCCTCAggattctaattacctgaaaaTATCTCATGTAATTTGTTTTTGTTTCTTTTGTACATCAACCCAAAGATGTTGCCTCTTGCTTTAGAGTGAAAGCTCTGTCCTTTTTGGGAGCTACAGAGGCAAAAAGAACATAGGGCTAGGAGAAGAATAAACAATGGGAAAGGGAGATGTGGCCACTAGGTCCAAATCTCAAAAATCGTCAGCAATACAGGTTTGTACGATAAACCTGAAATTACAAGAGTAACTAGTGGCACCCTCTTACCTTATCTTACTTGTTTCAGAATGAGCAGAGTACACCTACTAATCCTCCCACAGCATATCCTGACTGGTCTCAGTTCCAGGTAATGTAGAATGAAAATGCGCTGCATTGTTTTTTTATTGATCTAGTAGATTGATTTGTGTAACTGTTAGTATACATATGTAGGCATACTATAATGCTGCTGGGACAGCTCCAGTGACCCCTCCGGCTTTTTTTCATTCATCTGTAGCTCCAAGTCCACAGGGGCACCCATACATGTGGGGCCCACAGGTATATTGTCTCCActctactctctctctctctctctctctctccccatcATCTTTCTTGCAACAATAAGTCTAGTAGCTGGTGTAAGTCTGTAAGCATGAGTGTTAGTGAGCAGATGTTAGGATGAACCTGTTTATCAAAGACGAGTTTGGCAGATTTGTGAGCGTTGTGGTCACAGGATTTGCTAGCCATTTATTTATTTGAATGATACTATCAGCTATTACAACCACTGAAGCGGGGGATAATCAGTCTACTAACATTGATTACTCAACTGGTGATAGATGATGCCTCCTTATGGGACACCACCACCATATGCAGCTATGTATGCACAAGGCACACCATATCAGCAAGCACCCATGCCACCGGTAATCCTTCACTTTTTACTTGAGAGCATGATCTTATCGTGCTTATGCATGGCTCATATATACTAATTACAATGTTTTTGTTTCTGTGTCAGGGTTCACACCCATACAGTCCTTATCCTATGCAGTCACCAAATGGGACAGTTCAAACTCCAGTAAGTTAATGGACACCTTTTATTTGAATGTTTGTTGTTGCAGAACGCACGGCGAATTTCACCCATCCCTTTCTAAATCTTGCTGTCTCAACTGTTCTGTCTTATATTTATAATTTAGGAATTCACTTGTTCAAATTGTCCTGTTTGCGCCATTTGTCTTATGACTGTGAATTTGTGATTGGATCATGTTGCTAGACATCTGGTGCTGGCCGTACAGAGACAGATAAATCAAGCAAAAATAAGCGGAAGACTCCCCTGAAGAGATCCAAGGGAAGTTTAGGTAGTCTGGATGTAGTTGCAGCCAAAAATAATAAATCACCTGCAAAACCTTCAGCTTCTTCCTCCAATGAAGGTTCTTCACAAAGGTAATCTCTTTACTTATTTTTCTTTGTGTGATACCAACAATTAAATTACTGAGCCCACTATCGATCTGATATGCAGTGAGAGTGGAAGTGGGAGTTCTTCTGAAGGAAGCAGTGCAAATTCAAAAAGTGTATGCCATTGCACTATATAACTTCTTCACATTTGACCTCATAATGGTTTACAAATTCCAAAACAGTGTCTATTTTCCATCTCATTATCGAAGGCCTAGTTTGTATGAGTAATTTCAGAGTGTTCTAATTTCAAACCCTCTGGACGGCACCTGCTGTATGCAGATCAAGTGCATGAGAGGTGCAATTTGGTACAGTTTTGCACGGGTTCTATCTGTGTACATGGTATAAGTGGATGCCAAGTAATGAGTACCGAGTTCATTTTTTTTGTGGAAATAAGTTCCGAAAAAAATTAAACTGTAGCCTTGTATAATTTTCTTTATTGCCTAGTGCTTAACAAATTTACTGGCCATCCTTATGTTGCATTTCATCTTAATTGATGTTAAGTATGGACCCATTCTTTTACAGTTCATAACTTTCATGAGATACTAAAAATATTTGCAAACCTAGTCTTCTGTTTCATCTATCTTCTTGTTGGTTGCTGTACTGACTTATATGTTAGATGTATATGTTTGCCACACTTTCAAAACACATGGTTAGCCTGCTGTCCCATTGATAAACTAGAAGGATGCACACTACCCTCTGCATTTTTCTTGCTTTATATGCTGGATTTGACCATTCTCATGCTATTAATGCTAACTGGCACAAAAAAAAATGTGCCTGCAGGATTCAAGGGTAAAGGATAGTTCTGAGCGTGGGCAGGGTAATGGTAAGACTTGAAGCTTTAATATATAACTTGTAACCAACTACTTTTATCCCCATTGGGGAATAGGTACTGAGAAGCAAACTTTGTGTTTTTATTAGTGCAAAACAATAGATACATTAGTTAGGTTACTTCTTCTGTTAGGAAATGATTAGTCTAAATACTTCTTTCTTGCCAGACTCTAGGAGTAAAGGTACTCAAAGCTCTGCAGTTGAGCCCACACAACCATCTTCTGGTCCAGCTGTGCTCAACCCTATGATGCCATTTTGGCCTGTCCCCCCTCCCATGGGTGGCCCAGCAACTACTCTGAATATGGGAGTGGATTACTGGGGTGCTCCTGCATCTGTACCTGTGCATGGTAAAGTTATTGCAGCACCAGCATCAGCTCCTTCATCAAATTCGCGTGATATTGTTCTCAGTGATCCAGCTATACAGGTCTGTCACGGTGTAGGTTTTGTTCTCCTTGTATTTATTTTATTACAGTACCCTACTTTGCATTTTTCTCacttagttttttttttcttttcctttttttgttAACATAGGATGAGCGAGAATTGAAGAAACAAAAGCGGAAGCAATCAAATAGGGAATCAGCTCGCCGCTCAAGATTGCGCAAACAGGTCTGTAACGTCTGCAGCATTTCACATGACTCAGTGGATATTATTCTTTAGAATATCTTGTAGATGGTTTGCATTTCTGCCAACTGCTTATCTTGGAGCAAGAGCAATCAGCTTGTTAGTGATAAATCTTAGTTAAGGGGGAAGGTAACTCAGGATTTTCCGCCACCATAAAACACAATTGGTTATACCTATAAGGTTTTACATATTCTCCTGTATAAGGCCATGAAATATATTGGATCATGGCATCATGTGTGCAGTCGCTGTAGAATTCTGGACAATATGAACTCTACCTATATCTAACCTAAGCCACAGTAAATTAGTATATGGTTGGACCTACTTGAATTGATTTCAGTAGATGATGAGAATAATGGCCAAATAAGTAAATATGCATGACCATGAGCATGAATATGTTCCTGCGCAATTTTCTAGGAATAAAGAATAGTCATGGTGTTACTCTACTGATAAGTACTCTTTCACAGACGACAACCAACATTTTAGCAGAATAAGTATGAGAACAACATATTTATGCTTAGAAGATGATGGTTGTTGAACCAGGATCTTAGAATGCAGATAGCATCCTAGGAATAATAGATTGTAATTTTTTTCATCTACTTTTTTTGATAAGGCCAAAGAAAAATTTGT from Panicum hallii strain FIL2 chromosome 9, PHallii_v3.1, whole genome shotgun sequence includes:
- the LOC112875765 gene encoding bZIP transcription factor 16-like isoform X2, with product MWGPQMMPPYGTPPPYAAMYAQGTPYQQAPMPPGSHPYSPYPMQSPNGTVQTPTSGAGRTETDKSSKNKRKTPLKRSKGSLGSLDVVAAKNNKSPAKPSASSSNEGSSQSESGSGSSSEGSSANSKSDSRVKDSSERGQGNDSRSKGTQSSAVEPTQPSSGPAVLNPMMPFWPVPPPMGGPATTLNMGVDYWGAPASVPVHGKVIAAPASAPSSNSRDIVLSDPAIQDERELKKQKRKQSNRESARRSRLRKQAEWEEVANRADLLKQENSSLKEELKQLQEKCDSLTSENTSLHEKLKALEDEKSNGNWYKD
- the LOC112875765 gene encoding bZIP transcription factor 16-like isoform X1 gives rise to the protein MGKGDVATRSKSQKSSAIQNEQSTPTNPPTAYPDWSQFQAYYNAAGTAPVTPPAFFHSSVAPSPQGHPYMWGPQMMPPYGTPPPYAAMYAQGTPYQQAPMPPGSHPYSPYPMQSPNGTVQTPTSGAGRTETDKSSKNKRKTPLKRSKGSLGSLDVVAAKNNKSPAKPSASSSNEGSSQSESGSGSSSEGSSANSKSDSRVKDSSERGQGNDSRSKGTQSSAVEPTQPSSGPAVLNPMMPFWPVPPPMGGPATTLNMGVDYWGAPASVPVHGKVIAAPASAPSSNSRDIVLSDPAIQDERELKKQKRKQSNRESARRSRLRKQAEWEEVANRADLLKQENSSLKEELKQLQEKCDSLTSENTSLHEKLKALEDEKSNGNWYKD